A genomic segment from Fusarium keratoplasticum isolate Fu6.1 chromosome 10, whole genome shotgun sequence encodes:
- a CDS encoding Protein transport protein SEC23 → MDYETAKEQWGEVEDRDGVRLSWNTFPSSRMEASRLVVPIGALYTPLKEKPDTPLLHFEPVTCKQPCRSVLNPFCQVDVRARVWICPFCLSRNQLPPHYKDITANAIPPELHPANTTIEYRLSRPAPAPPIFLYVVDMCQEADSLASLKESLVMSLSLLPENSLVGLITYGTMAHVHEIGYEECAKSYVFRGSKEYTAKQVQEMLGLSTSGLRPGMQPQPGRPFPAGPASRFLLPVQQAEFQLTKALESLQKDPWPVANDRRNLRCTGVALSVAVGLMESSFQNAGGRIMLFAGGPATEGPGMVVGPELREPIRSHHDIDRDNVKYYKKALKFYDNLAKRTAHNGHIIDIFAGCLDQVGLLEMKGLCNSTGGHMILTDSFTSSMFKQSFVRIFEKDGDDNLLMGFNAVLEVLTTKELKVTGLIGHAVSLNKKSISVGETECGIGNTCSWKMCGIDPKSSYGIYFEIAGQGPATHQQAPQNGMMQFLTYYQHSSGQFHLRVTTISRPLSSPAGDPAIAQSFDQEAAAVLMSRIAVFKAEVDDGPDVLRWVDRMLIRLCSRFADYRKDDPSSFRLEKNFTLYPQFMFHLRRSQFLQVFNNSPDETAFYRHVLNHEDVSNSLVMIQPTLDSYTFDQDGGQPVLLDSASIQPTHILLLDTFFHILIFHGETIAEWRKAGYQDQEGYENFAGLLEQPKEDARDLITDRFPLPRFIVCDAGGSQARFLLSKLNPSTTHTTGPYGGVGATTAQTIFTDDVSLQTFMDHLMKLAVSGTN, encoded by the exons ATGGACTACGAGACGGCAAAGGAGCAATGGGGCGAGGTTGAAGATCGCGATGGTGTCCGGTTGAGTTGGAACACCTTTCCCAGCTCTCGAATG GAAGCTTCAAGGCTCGTTGTTCCGATTGGCGCACTCTACACCCCcttgaaggagaagcccgatactcctctcctccacttTGAGCCTGTCACCTGCAAACAGCCTTGTCGCTCGGTGTTGAACCCCTTCTG CCAAGTCGATGTGCGCGCCAGAGTTTGGATCTGTCCTTTTTGTCTGTCGCGAAACCAACTTCCTCCCCACTACAAAGACATCACCGCCAACGCTATCCCTCCCGAGCTACACCCTGCGAACACAACCATCGAATACCGCCTCTCGCGGCCTGCCCCAGCACCTCCGATCTTCCTATATGTGGTGGATATGTGCCAGGAGGCAGACAGCCTCGCCTCCCTGAAAGAGTCTCTGGTTatgagcttgagcttgttgcCTGAGAACTCGCTTGTTGGCCTCATCACATACGGCACCATG GCTCATGTGCACGAAATTGGCTATGAAGAATGCGCCAAGTCTTACGTGTTCCGAGGCAGCAAGGAATACACTGCAAAGCAGGTGCAAGAGATGCTCGGACTCTCAACGTCTGGTCTCCGGCCCGGCATGCAGCCCCAACCTGGCCGGCCATTCCCTGCTGGGCCGGCATCTCGATTCCTCTTGCCTGTCCAGCAGGCTGAATTTCAGCTGACAAAGGCGCTGGAGTCTCTCCAGAAAGACCCCTGGCCTGTTGCTAACGATCGACGCAACCTTCGATGCACCGGTGTTGCCCTCAGTGTCGCTGTGGGTCTCATGGAATCGTCATTCCAAAATGCTGGTGGCCGCATCATGCTTTTTGCTGGCGGACCTGCGACCGAAGGTCCTGGTATGGTTGTCGGACCCGAACTGAGAGAGCCCATCCGATCGCACCATGACATTGACCGAGACAACGTCAAGTACTACAAGAAAGCCTTGAAG TTCTATGACAACTTGGCCAAACGAACAGCTCACAACGGGCATATCATCGACATTTTTGCGGGCTGCCTTGATCAGGTCGGCCTGCTGGAAATGAAGGGGCTGTGCAACTCAACAGGTGGTCATATGATTCTTACCGACAGCTTCACTTCTTCCATGTTCAAGCAATCCTTCGTGAGGATCTTTGAAaaggatggcgatgacaaCCTGTTGATGGGATTCAATGCTGTGCTGGAAGTGCTGACCACCAAGGAACTGAAGGTCACTGGCCTGATTGGACATGCTGTTTCGCTCAATAAGAAGTCCATATCCGTCGGCGAAACAGAATGCGGAATCGGCAACACCTGCTCCTGGAAGATGTGTGGCATTGACCCGAAGTCGAGCTATGGAATCTACTTTGAAATCGCTGGCCAGGGTCCTGCAACACATCAACAGGCACCACAGAACGGCATGATGCAATTCCTTACATACTACCAACACTCCTCTGGCCAGTTCCATCTTCGTGTCACGACGATTTCAAGGCCCTTGAGCAGTCCCGCCGGCGACCCCGCCATTGCTCAGTCATTCGACCAAGAAGCTGCCGCAGTTCTCATGTCGCGGATCGCCGTCTTCAAGGCTGAAGTCGATGATGGCCCGGACGTACTGCGCTGGGTTGATAGAATGTTGATTCGTCTCTGTTCGAGGTTTGCCGACTACCGCAAAGATGACCCATCCTCCTTCCGACTGGAGAAGAACTTCACTCTGTACCCACAGTTCATGTTCCACCTCCGTCGAAGCCAGTTCCTCCAGGTGTTCAACAACTCGCCAGACGAAACAGCTTTCTACCGTCATGTGCTGAACCATGAGGATGTGAGCAACTCTCTCGTCATGATCCAGCCTACTCTGGACTCGTACACATTTGACCAGGATGGTGGTCAACCTGTGCTGCTGGACTCGGCCTCTATTCAGCCAACCCACATACTTCTCCTCGACACCTTCTTCCATATTCTGATCTTTCATGGAGAGACAATTGCAGAGTGGAGGAAAGCCGGATACCAGGATCAGGAAGGCTACGAGAACTTTGCTGGTCTCCTAGAACAGCCCAAGGAAGACGCTCGT GATCTTATCACAGACCGATTTCCCCTTCCGCGATTTATCGTCTGCGATGCTGGGGGATCTCAGGCTCGTTTCCTCCTATCCAAGCTCAACCCATCCACTACCCACACAACCGGCCCCTATGGCGGTGTTGGGGCTACAACTGCACAAACCATCTTCACTGATGACGTATCTTTGCAGACCTTTATGGACCACCTAATGAA ACTTGCTGTTAGCGGAACCAACTAA
- a CDS encoding 60S ribosomal protein L12, whose translation MPPKFDPNEVKVIHLRATGGEVGASSALAPKIGPLGLSPKKVGEDIAKATGDWKGLRVTVKLTIQNRQAAVSVVPTASSLIIKALKEPPRDRKKEKNIKHNKSVSLDEIVEIARTMRYKSFAKELKGTVKEILGTAYSVGCQVDGKPPQTIIEGIDSGDIEIPEE comes from the exons ATGC CTCCCAAGTTCGATCCcaacgaggtcaaggtcat CCACCTCCGCGCCACTGGCGGTGAGGTCGGTGCTTCCTCTGCTCTCGCTCCCAAGATTGGTCCCCTGGGTCTCTCCCCCAAGAAGGTCGGAGAagacattgccaaggccaCCGGTGACTGG AAAGGCTTGCGCGTGACTGTCAAGCTCACCATCCAGAACCGTCAGGCTGCGGTGTCCGTCGTTCCCACTGCTTCttccctcatcatcaaggctctGAAGGAGCCTCCCCGTGAtcgcaagaaggagaagaacatcaagCACAACAAGTCCGTCagcctcgacgagatcgtCGAGATTGCCCGTACCATGCGCTACAAGTCCTtcgccaaggagctcaagggcaCTGTCAAGGAGATTCTGGGTACTGCCTACAGTGTTGGCTGCCAGGTTGACGGCAAGCCCCCTCAGACTATCATTGAGGGTATCGACAGTGGTGACATTGAGA TCCCTGAGGAGTAA